CAtctttcatcatcatctttgcAGTGAGTAAAGACGAAAAGGATAAATGAATCGAAGAGGAGGATGTGTGAGGTTTGAGATGACGGCTTCAGCGAGATCGGAACTTATAAAAAGGTTTAAAATTTCCGACCGTTGAGGTCACTAGCCGttgtagtttgtatttttttttttttctttccatttcCGCTTATTGAGGGAGCGCTTCTTATCTACTCCCTAAACTTGCATTGTATTTTCAGATTCGCCcctttaaaacaaaatcaatcaaatttaGACCAGTATCATTTGAGATATTTTCTCTGAATTTATATAGGAAACTGAATTTTCATGTAGTTTAGATTCTTGTCTATccgaaaaaaaaagtcaaacatGAGATTAAAAAATAGGCCTGTTTACAACAATGAAAGGCCCATTAACATCTTGCACAGTTTTGTTTTGTGGTATCATAATTGCTGTGAAAAGTTTTATCATCACCAGCCACTCATgttgctgtgaatcttggagTTTTGGGAACGGCCTCCTTTGTCCTTGTATGTGTTTCTTGAAGACTGACACTTTCTACCTCCCCTGGCTGCTGCCATGGCTCTGCGTCTTTGCTTGCCTAGTTTTTTGTCCAGCTCCTGAAGCAAAGGAAGGTTGCATATCTATTAAGTTAACTCTCTATACTCTCTTGAGTCACTATACTACACAGAAGATACTAACCTCATCTCTTCcagcttcattttcttcatCTCCACTGCTTCCGTCTTTCTCATTATCATCCAATTCAACTTCTGCCTCAACTTCATCTGATCTTTTCTGCTCCTACACATCATGCAGAGTATATAGTGTAAGCACAAGAAGGCTACATAAAGAGAGAACATGTTTCAGTTATATACCTCCTCTTGCAACTGCAGTGATTCCATTTCATTTAGGCTTCCTTCTTCATTTGACACAAAAGTCTGCTCTTCATCATCAGATTCCTCATCCTCGTCAGAATCTGTACTCTTCTCCAGCCCACCTTCAATAAACTACACAAGACAGAAaccaaatattcattatatataaCCCATTCACAGACAAGAAAGGGACCAATGCTGCAAACAGGTACACAACTGACACATTACGCTCCCTATAACTCAAAATGAATACGCAATACCTCAAAGCAATCGATTATACATGTTTCTTTAAGTACATACAGGTTCACATAGATAAGCAGTGATATTATTACTGAGGTCATAGGGTGGACATACTTTATCGAGGTCATTCTGCTCCTTTTTAGTGAAACCACTAGCTTCTAGTTCTCTATCCAAAGCATTGGCATCTTTAGTTATATCATAGAAAGATGGTCTGCTGTTCTCATCCACTTCCACCTCTGTCTCATCATCTCTATCTTCTTGGAAAGAAATATTAAACCTGGAAGAAAGGAATTGAGTTCACAGAAATGGAGAAATATGGAGATCATATGCTACAAGGTAATGTGAATAGATGATgtgtaaacaaataaaaactcgATTGACAACTAACCTTTTTctgaaaaacttgaaaatgcATTCAATATCACGGTCAAAgtacctgaaaaaaaaaaccattaacaaacctaaaaaaaaatcatggaaAATGATAAAAGGAGGACAGAGGCATGAGCCAGAGATGAGATATCGCATACATTTGTGCATTTTGGTGTGAAACAGATACCATTTGTGGAAAGTCAATCATCGTTATCTTCTCTTCATCATCAATCtatgatatacatatataaacgaAGGTGTAAGCAGAGGAAAATAACTAGCATGATTACAGAATCATGTAACGAGGCAGCTTCAAGTAGATGATTCTGTAATATCTCACCATGATGTTGAATTCATTGAAATCACAATGAATTAGACCATGCTCAGCCAAACGAACAACAATGCCAATAATCTTCTCGAAAATTGTCTCAGGGTTCTGTAACTGCTTCACCTGAACCCTGTCATAAACGAAATGTGAAAGATGTGATTCACAACAGCAAGGTTATAACTGTTTCTTAGTGAGTGAGTGAGTGAAGCAATGGATCAAATTTTAAGGAATCTCGAATCCAATGCATCAAAAGCTATCAGTACATAATGCTTAAGACTAACAGAGccatataaaatcataaaaaatttcTCCTGGTGTGTGGAACATGAAGGTAGATCCTTACATGGGGTAACCCTGCACAAGGGACATGATAACACAGTGCCTATTGCAGTCGATGGCTTTTGGAACCGGAAAGTCATGTTCTTCCAAAGCCTGCTCAACAAACATTAGgccaaaaagataataaaacacTTACAAGAAGAGTGTTACAACCATGGAATGGAACAAAGGCAATAATAACAACCTTCATGAAAGCAAACTCCTTGAGAGCGGCAAGGCGGGAGAGATACAACCAGCTAAAACTACTGCGATGCCTCAAGTAGTCACGCTTAGATTTGACAGCCCTGAAGGAGGTTCTCCCTAGTCTATGCAACTTCATTGCCAGAATAGTTCCATCTTCCTGAGCAACCTCAAATATGTCTACATCCCATAACTATCAGCAACTGACCCCAAAGTGTATCTCTTA
The nucleotide sequence above comes from Brassica napus cultivar Da-Ae unplaced genomic scaffold, Da-Ae ScsIHWf_127;HRSCAF=226, whole genome shotgun sequence. Encoded proteins:
- the LOC125596750 gene encoding serine/threonine-protein kinase rio2-like isoform X2 yields the protein MKLDVNVLRYLSKDDFRVLTAVEMGMRNHEIVPSELVDRIAGLKHGGTYKVLKNLLKYKLLHHDRSKYDGFRLTYLGYDFLAIKTLVNRGVFTGVGRQIGVGKESDIFEVAQEDGTILAMKLHRLGRTSFRAVKSKRDYLRHRSSFSWLYLSRLAALKEFAFMKALEEHDFPVPKAIDCNRHCVIMSLVQGYPMVQVKQLQNPETIFEKIIGIVVRLAEHGLIHCDFNEFNIMIDDEEKITMIDFPQMVSVSHQNAQMYFDRDIECIFKFFRKRFNISFQEDRDDETEVEVDENSRPSFYDITKDANALDRELEASGFTKKEQNDLDKFIEGGLEKSTDSDEDEESDDEEQTFVSNEEGSLNEMESLQLQEEKRSDEVEAEVELDDNEKDGSSGDEENEAGRDEELDKKLGKQRRRAMAAARGGRKCQSSRNTYKDKGGRSQNSKIHSNMSGW
- the LOC125596750 gene encoding serine/threonine-protein kinase rio2-like isoform X1 → MKLDVNVLRYLSKDDFRVLTAVEMGMRNHEIVPSELVDRIAGLKHGGTYKVLKNLLKYKLLHHDRSKYDGFRLTYLGYDFLAIKTLVNRGVFTGVGRQIGVGKESDIFEVAQEDGTILAMKLHRLGRTSFRAVKSKRDYLRHRSSFSWLYLSRLAALKEFAFMKALEEHDFPVPKAIDCNRHCVIMSLVQGYPMVQVKQLQNPETIFEKIIGIVVRLAEHGLIHCDFNEFNIMIDDEEKITMIDFPQMVSVSHQNAQMYFDRDIECIFKFFRKRFNISFQEDRDDETEVEVDENSRPSFYDITKDANALDRELEASGFTKKEQNDLDKFIEGGLEKSTDSDEDEESDDEEQTFVSNEEGSLNEMESLQLQEEEQKRSDEVEAEVELDDNEKDGSSGDEENEAGRDEELDKKLGKQRRRAMAAARGGRKCQSSRNTYKDKGGRSQNSKIHSNMSGW